The Aureimonas mangrovi genome includes a region encoding these proteins:
- the argH gene encoding argininosuccinate lyase: protein MGTTSLWGGRFRGAPDPALTAFSRSDPSHLRLVPYDVAGSCAHARELHRAGILDGDELERMLATLAEIDGDIAAGREATIASDEDIHTFVERLLMARLGALGGKLRAGRSRNDQAANDLKLYLRDEARTLSAGVLEIVDALVAQGERHVETAAPGFTHLQAAQPIAFGHQLLAHAQALSRDLDRFLDWDRRSARSPLGAAALAGSAIALRPDLSAAELGYDGPCENSIDAVGSRDHVAEFLFVTAMIGVDLSRLCEEIIYWCSQAVSWAKLDDSFATGSSIMPQKKNPDIAELTRGRSARLIGSLNAMMVALKGLPFAYNRDLIEDKRATFEAVDTLHLVLPAMAGLVSTLRFDEARMAEAATQGFTLATEMADWLARRGVPFSSAHEITGKAVRYCEDRGMTLEALSREDFTEIDPALEPAVAEHLSVAAALAARSAFGGTAPSAVREQLSRLRDRLGAPRAFAASHEAAR from the coding sequence ATGGGAACGACGAGCTTATGGGGTGGCCGCTTTCGGGGTGCGCCCGACCCGGCGCTGACGGCGTTCTCGCGGTCCGACCCCAGCCATTTGCGGCTCGTCCCCTACGATGTCGCAGGCTCCTGCGCCCATGCGCGCGAACTGCACCGCGCCGGGATTCTCGATGGAGACGAACTGGAAAGGATGCTCGCGACGCTTGCGGAGATCGACGGCGACATCGCAGCGGGCCGCGAGGCGACGATCGCCTCGGACGAGGACATTCATACCTTCGTCGAGCGCCTTCTGATGGCGCGGCTCGGCGCGCTCGGCGGCAAGCTGCGAGCGGGGCGCTCGCGCAACGATCAGGCCGCCAACGACCTCAAGCTCTACCTGCGTGACGAGGCGAGAACGCTTTCGGCGGGTGTCCTGGAGATCGTCGACGCGCTGGTCGCGCAGGGCGAGCGCCATGTCGAGACGGCCGCGCCCGGCTTCACGCATCTGCAGGCCGCCCAGCCCATCGCCTTCGGTCACCAGCTTCTCGCCCATGCGCAGGCGCTGTCGCGCGATCTCGACCGTTTCCTCGACTGGGATCGTCGCTCGGCGCGCTCGCCGCTAGGGGCCGCCGCGCTGGCGGGCAGCGCCATCGCGCTCCGCCCGGATCTCTCGGCCGCCGAACTCGGCTATGACGGGCCGTGCGAGAACTCGATCGACGCCGTCGGCAGCCGAGACCACGTCGCCGAATTCCTCTTCGTCACAGCGATGATCGGGGTCGATCTCTCGCGCCTGTGCGAGGAGATCATCTACTGGTGCTCGCAGGCCGTCTCCTGGGCGAAGCTGGATGATAGTTTCGCCACCGGCTCCTCCATCATGCCGCAGAAGAAGAACCCCGACATCGCCGAGCTGACGCGCGGGCGCAGCGCACGCCTGATCGGCAGCCTGAATGCGATGATGGTGGCGTTGAAGGGCCTGCCCTTCGCCTACAATCGCGACCTCATCGAAGACAAGCGCGCGACCTTCGAGGCGGTGGACACGCTGCATCTCGTGCTGCCGGCAATGGCCGGGCTCGTCTCGACGCTGCGTTTCGACGAGGCGCGGATGGCGGAGGCGGCGACGCAGGGCTTCACGCTGGCCACCGAAATGGCGGACTGGCTGGCGCGGCGTGGCGTGCCCTTTTCCTCGGCGCATGAGATCACCGGCAAGGCGGTGCGCTATTGCGAGGATCGCGGCATGACGCTGGAGGCGCTGTCGCGCGAGGATTTCACCGAGATCGACCCGGCGCTGGAGCCGGCCGTCGCCGAGCATCTGAGCGTGGCGGCGGCGCTTGCGGCCCGCTCGGCCTTCGGTGGCACGGCGCCCTCGGCCGTGCGAGAGCAGCTCTCACGCCTGCGTGACAGGCTCGGCGCACCGCGCGCCTTCGCCGCTTCGCACGAGGCCGCCCGATGA